GTGCAAACTAGAGCCATGTTATTGACATGCTTTATGAAACTCTTTATTGCATACGAAGATCTAAGGCCAAGAATTTTAGACATCATTGAGAAAGAGACGTGTTCCATAGACTCCGAGATACAACAGCGGTCCGTTGAGTACTTGCAACTTTCCAAGCCACATAATCATGCACTATTGgcaattcttcttcaggAAAATCCCCCGTTCACTTTGAAGAGCAAGTTGTACTCGATTCCAAACATAGAGAAACCGCCAGTGCCACCtccttcaagaaaaagaatgctGACCTCCAATTGGGAGGAAGGCTATTACAGATTGATTAATTACAACCAGGGTATTTTCTTCGAAAACTCGTTGATTAAAATTTTATTCAAGTGTGAGAAGGACAGACACATTCTTTCATGTCAGTTAATTTTCATCAACCAGGCTCCTACTGACATTACTGGTTTCACTGTGTCTATCGACAACGAAGCCACCAAGAATTTCAGTGTGCAAAACTTATCATTGCCTGACAGTGTAATTCCTTTGGGTAAAAGAAGTGTGCATAAATTTCAAGTCACCGTGAAGAAACCATTTGTGACGTCCCCGCTGATTCATATCTCATTTATGTGTGGAACTTTAACGTCATTAACTTTCAAGCTGCCTACCTGTCTACTCAAATGCCTTCATCCACAAACTTTGTCCTCGTTAGATGAGTATAGCTTTCGTTGGAACCAAATTGCAGGGTTACAGTATGGTGAGTACGCTACTGACGTCAAAGTGAAGCACAGATTATCAAGAGAATCGTTGTTAAGAATTCTTGAGAGGATTGGAGTATCATTGATTGATAGCTTTGATCCCAACATCGTTCTGGGGGCTGGAATACTCAACACTGAAGCATCCAACTACGGAGTGCTTCTCAGATTGGAGTTGGGTCCTTCAGATGCATTAGCATTCAAACTGATAATAAGATGCACTGGTGATAACATTTCACACATTCTGGTGACCACACTAGCTGATTTATTCAGCCACGGTGTATAAGCATGGCCTTCTCAAACTACAGTTGAGCTGTATTATATAAGATAGTTCCTCCCATAATGATCAATTTGATCACTGCAAAAAGACAATACTACATAGAGAGTGCTGAATCCGATTAGAACTTATCATCTACTTTGACAGAATATACCAAAGTCCCCTACAATGTCTTTCCTCTCCTTCTGGGATTCTGGGCTTTTCTCGAATGATTCAATCATGTGAATATTTTCCTATGCTTAAGCACTCTGTAAAAAGATTGATCCTCCTTCGAACGATGTCTAACTACCCTAAAGCGACTGAAGAAAGATCTAAAGAGCTTTTAGAGAATGTTAATCATATATTGGACCAGATAACCAGTGTAAAGTCGCCCAACGGGAGGCCTGTCAACTTGGTTTGTGTGTCTAAGCTGAAACCATCAAGTGATATTATGGCACTTTATGATGCTGGCTTTCGccattttggagaaaactACGTTCAGGAACTGGTTTCAAAAGCACAAGAGCTTCCCAAAGACATCAAGTGGCACTTTATTGGTGGTCTCCAAACCAATAAATGTAAGGATTTAGCTACCAGGATTGATAATTTGTATGCAGTGGAGACAATCGATAGCATCAAGAAGGCGAATAAGTTGAACAGCAGCCGTGATGCATCCAAACCTAAAATTAACGTCTTCATCCAGGTGAATACTTCCGgtgaagaacaaaagagCGGCATATCCTCTTATGACGATCTTCTCGCATTGGCCAAGGTGATCAAGAATGATTGCCCCAATCTCACTTTGAAGGGTTTAATGACCATTGGGTCAATTCAACAATCTACAGCAGCCGGTGAAAGgaacaaagattttgacCAGTTGACGGCACACAATGAAAAACTAGAATCTGATTTAGGAACCACGCTGGAGCTCTCCATGGGTATGAGCTCAGACTTCGAGCAGGCTATAAGGCAAGGGTCTACAAGCGTTCGTGTTGGTAGCAGCATATTTGGTGCAAGGCCTCCTAGAAATGGGCATTAGAACGCTACATAGAGTGTACATATTTGGTAGGACTGTTCAAGATCAGGTAATATTTCAAGGGCTCTAGCCCGTTTTTCCCCCGGTGGTGGATGTTCCCTACCAGTCGATTTTGTTCCAGCCTCGAAAGGAGGTACCTACCATATTTTTTTATCAAAGCCAGCCGCCATAATCTGATCCACCTGTCAAACTATTCCTTCTGCTTATTCCAAaatggcaaagaaaaaagcGGCTGCTAAGCGTCCCAAGAAGACCCTGCCGCCTGCATCGTCGAAGCCTTTAAACTCGGGGGAGAATCCTGACGAGAGCCAGGCAGAATATTCCGGCCTCCCTCCTCCACAACTCAGCTTCAAATCAGCCATTGTGGCCGAGATGACCTCGGTGATAAGTAATGGAATTACCATTAACAAAGTTATCCAAGTTCTTATCTTGGCCTACATTGCGAACCTGCTCTATGTGAAACTCGATTTGAACTTTGACTACGATTCCAAGGTTGAAATTGGGATTGGATTTCTAAGTATTCtgtcttcaattttgattATTTACGTttccagaaaaagaagatggAATACAGGAGTGGAATTGGGCTCTATCGACAAGGACGATCCAGAAAAATGGGTTGAATTGCCCGAGTTTAACCTTATTTACGCAATTGTTCTGCCCATTTTTGTCACGTACATAGTTGATAAGCGATATTTGGGGGTCAACTTGGTCAATATACTGTTGGTGATCGACATCCCAATCGCCTTTAAGATCCTTTTGGCTCTTTCAATGGAACAGCAGgttcttgatgaaagtgGGTATCTGAATCAGGGGTTTGTGACTACCAGGAACAACTTGTTGATACCAGTAGCTCATGTTGGATTTAGGGAATTACTAGGATATTATGGCGgatcatcattttcaaataCAGAAAGTGAACTCTTCTCTACTCTGTTTGTCAATTTGGTGTTATTTGTTGACAAATCCAACATCGAGCTGTTTATTTTGGCCAAATTGACTCTTGCATTCATTGGTTCATTGGTCATTTGCACTGCATTGTACCGAGTTCTCATACTTTTTTCACCAAAATATGTTATTTCGTTGATACTGCACCCGGTTTTCACTGCTTTGGTGTACTATGGATCGGTATATCAATTAGCTCCGGTTCTTGGTAAACACCCATGGGACTACTTGGTGAATGATATCATGAATGAGCAGAGGATTCATTTCCTTTATTCTTGGTTGATTCTACTGGTGGTAGTGGTTCCTCCAGTTTTCTACTTTGTGGATGCGATTCCTTTAGATTttagaagaaaaatatggCATTTCACGATCCTTAT
This window of the Komagataella phaffii GS115 chromosome 2, complete sequence genome carries:
- a CDS encoding Single-domain racemase, possibly non-specific due to the lack of the second domain, which gives rise to MIQSCEYFPMLKHSVKRLILLRTMSNYPKATEERSKELLENVNHILDQITSVKSPNGRPVNLVCVSKLKPSSDIMALYDAGFRHFGENYVQELVSKAQELPKDIKWHFIGGLQTNKCKDLATRIDNLYAVETIDSIKKANKLNSSRDASKPKINVFIQVNTSGEEQKSGISSYDDLLALAKVIKNDCPNLTLKGLMTIGSIQQSTAAGERNKDFDQLTAHNEKLESDLGTTLELSMGMSSDFEQAIRQGSTSVRVGSSIFGARPPRNGH
- a CDS encoding Dolichol kinase, catalyzes the terminal step in dolichyl monophosphate (Dol-P) biosynthesis; amino-acid sequence: MAKKKAAAKRPKKTLPPASSKPLNSGENPDESQAEYSGLPPPQLSFKSAIVAEMTSVISNGITINKVIQVLILAYIANLLYVKLDLNFDYDSKVEIGIGFLSILSSILIIYVSRKRRWNTGVELGSIDKDDPEKWVELPEFNLIYAIVLPIFVTYIVDKRYLGVNLVNILLVIDIPIAFKILLALSMEQQVLDESGYLNQGFVTTRNNLLIPVAHVGFRELLGYYGGSSFSNTESELFSTLFVNLVLFVDKSNIELFILAKLTLAFIGSLVICTALYRVLILFSPKYVISLILHPVFTALVYYGSVYQLAPVLGKHPWDYLVNDIMNEQRIHFLYSWLILLVVVVPPVFYFVDAIPLDFRRKIWHFTILIILSYPLSIDPSFCVIALGGVFGLFLVVEILRSTEMPPFGQILSRNLEKFQDERDKRGNITISYLYLVLGIVLPVMFDGSSCAGLVSLGLGDSMASMVGKRYGLVKWPGSNKSVEGTFAFIVVTFLGLLAARTFFGYQFSWEISFIAAALAGVLEGISDFNDNIIIPLVVFTILHGQ